The sequence AAGTTATGTCTCGACTTGCCGCTGGGGCATTATGGAGAAATTGGGGTATCGCGCCCCCTACGGGAAGTCAGTGCGCTCATCTAGGATGATAAGCATCCCGCTGCACGGCACATCTACGGCGCTCAGGCAATAACGGCACTTCCCGTCTCTTTGTCCACACCGGCGGACAACAGAAGTGCACACATTCAGGGGGGATTGGAGCGTGCACGATGGCTTGTATGCTCCAATTTTTTGACGCATTAATTCAGGGGCAAGCAGAAGGATTTGGTTGTTATGGAAGATATCAAGCGATTCGAAATTGTGGACTCCCACAAGGATATTGCCCCCCTGTTCAAGAACCTTCTGGCAAACAGCACTGCGATGGGGTTTGAATTTGCGGCATTCTTTGGATGGGAAGACGATGTCATAGAAGACCTCGGCTGCCCATGCATTGCGGCGTCGACGCCCGGCAACTATGTCCAGCGGTATGTAGATCATGGCTATCATGACGTTGATCCGTTCACTTACGTGATTCCGGCCAGCGACACGACCGTTAAATATGATGCCGTCCGGAATATGAACAACGAGTTCTTCAATGAACTGTTCGCGTTCGGGCTGCGGGAAGGCATGGTTGTTCCCATACATGTAGGAAACCGGCTTTATTCAGTCAGCTTTATAACCAGTCGCGATGTCAAAATTCGCGAAGACGAACAGTCAGCCATGGAAGGTATGGCGTTTCGTTTTCTGCAGGACTACATGCGCGCTGAACGACGCCCCGGCGCCAACGGCCGGGAA comes from Haematospirillum jordaniae and encodes:
- a CDS encoding helix-turn-helix transcriptional regulator — protein: MEDIKRFEIVDSHKDIAPLFKNLLANSTAMGFEFAAFFGWEDDVIEDLGCPCIAASTPGNYVQRYVDHGYHDVDPFTYVIPASDTTVKYDAVRNMNNEFFNELFAFGLREGMVVPIHVGNRLYSVSFITSRDVKIREDEQSAMEGMAFRFLQDYMRAERRPGANGREETETRILQMALSGFADDAIASYLGVTERYVAACRRDVMGRLESHVPCKIPEPSSKMIGISMDITSVPSK